GAGTCCCTATGCTGTGGCCAAGCTCTATGCTTACTGGATTTGCAAAAACTACCGGGAGGCCTACGGGATTTACGCCTGTAACGGAATTTTATTTAATCATGAATCACCCCTTCGGGGAGAAACCTTCGTTACCCGCAAGATCACCCGGGCCGTGGCCCGTATTTATCTCGGACTGCAGGAGAGGCTTTATCTCGGCAATCTGAACGCCAAACGGGACTGGGGGGATGCCCGGGATTACGTGGAAGCGCAGTGGAAAATCCTGCAACAGCCCGAACCGGACGACTACGTGATTGCCACGGGCGAGCAGCACTCCGTCCGGGAGTTTGTCGAGCTTGCCTTTCAGGAGGTCGATATAAAGATCAAATGGGAAGGGAGAGGGGTCGATGAAAAGGGGATTGACGATAAGAGCGGCAAAGTCCTTGTTGAAGTTGATCCCCGTTACTTCCGCCCCACCGAAGTGGAAAGCCTTCTCGGTGACCCTACAAAATCGAGGGAACAACTCGGATGGATTCCGAAAATTACCTTTGAGCAAATGGTTGCCGACATGGTGCAATACGATCTGGAAGAAGCAAAGCGGGATGA
The Deltaproteobacteria bacterium genome window above contains:
- the gmd gene encoding GDP-mannose 4,6-dehydratase, whose translation is MKTALITGITGQDGAYLAEFLLKAGYTVHGIKRRASLFNTDRIDHLYRDPHDKESRFHLHYGDLTDSTNLIRIIQETKPDEIYNLAAQSHVQVSFDTAEYTANADALGTLRILEALRILGMEKAARFYQASTSELFGLVQEVPQKETTPFYPRSPYAVAKLYAYWICKNYREAYGIYACNGILFNHESPLRGETFVTRKITRAVARIYLGLQERLYLGNLNAKRDWGDARDYVEAQWKILQQPEPDDYVIATGEQHSVREFVELAFQEVDIKIKWEGRGVDEKGIDDKSGKVLVEVDPRYFRPTEVESLLGDPTKSREQLGWIPKITFEQMVADMVQYDLEEAKRDEHCKKGGFRIYSHHE